The following are encoded in a window of Congzhengia minquanensis genomic DNA:
- the pgeF gene encoding peptidoglycan editing factor PgeF: MTNNFYKICAANGAWFYKNEILERTGLVNHAFSTRIGGVSEGAYSSLNLGVNSKDEKQNVLSNFQLFSEAIGIQTEKMVLSNQVHDDKIRIVTKADCGKGVLLNSDIKGIDALITAESGVALATFYADCTPVLIVDLQKKVIASVHSGWRGTLLKITQKTVLKMTREFGCDPKDMVCAIGPSIKQCHFEVGKEVYDQFVNVFGQPAADNTIQKNGKYYVNTDALNVDALAACGVPLENISVCPLCTFCHNDVFYSHRGDGGITGRMCAVIELR; encoded by the coding sequence ATGACAAATAATTTTTATAAAATATGTGCTGCAAACGGCGCCTGGTTTTATAAAAATGAAATACTGGAACGTACGGGACTTGTTAACCATGCATTCAGTACGAGAATCGGAGGAGTAAGCGAAGGCGCTTACTCCTCTTTAAACCTCGGCGTTAACTCAAAAGATGAAAAACAAAACGTTTTAAGTAATTTTCAGCTGTTTTCAGAGGCAATTGGCATTCAGACTGAAAAAATGGTGCTGTCGAACCAGGTGCATGACGACAAAATTCGAATTGTTACAAAAGCTGACTGCGGCAAGGGCGTTTTGCTAAATTCGGACATAAAGGGGATTGACGCTCTGATTACCGCAGAGTCCGGCGTTGCCCTTGCAACGTTTTACGCCGACTGCACTCCGGTTTTAATTGTCGATTTACAAAAAAAAGTAATTGCTTCTGTCCATTCCGGCTGGCGGGGAACGCTTTTAAAAATCACGCAGAAGACCGTTTTAAAAATGACCAGAGAATTCGGGTGCGACCCGAAAGATATGGTTTGCGCCATTGGTCCTTCGATTAAACAGTGCCATTTTGAGGTGGGGAAAGAAGTATATGACCAATTTGTAAATGTTTTCGGCCAGCCTGCGGCAGACAACACCATTCAGAAAAACGGCAAGTATTATGTGAACACCGATGCACTGAATGTTGACGCATTGGCGGCTTGCGGCGTGCCGTTAGAAAATATTTCCGTCTGTCCTCTCTGTACCTTTTGTCATAACGACGTGTTCTATTCTCACCGCGGGGACGGCGGCATAACCGGCCGCATGTGTGCGGTGATTGAACTGCGATAA
- a CDS encoding acetate/propionate family kinase: MKVLVINAGSSSLKYKLIDMDNENVMAKGLCERIGLDQSRLKHTPGDKDTVIIEKDMPNHGVAIKLVLGALTDKNHGVISDMSEISAVGHRVVHGGEFFSSSVLITDEVKKAVTECNPLAPLHNPANLTGIAACEEAMPGVPNVGVFDTAFHQTMPPASFMYGIPYEYYEKYKIRKYGFHGTSHNYVAHRAAELCGKPIEELKIITCHLGNGSSIAAVKNGKVVDTSMGFTPLDGLVMGTRSGSIDPAIIPFLMNNEGLTIEEVDAILNKKSGVLGISGVSSDFRDLDAAAAEGNKRALLALKMFRHSVQGYIGRYASIMGGVDVVTFAGGVGENGPDVRADVLAGQEFMGIRIDAEKNNVKGVEAEISADNARVKVFVIPTDEELTIARDTKKIIENK; this comes from the coding sequence ATGAAAGTTTTAGTAATCAACGCAGGAAGCTCGTCTTTAAAGTACAAGCTGATTGATATGGATAACGAAAACGTAATGGCAAAGGGCCTGTGCGAGCGCATCGGCTTAGACCAGTCCCGGCTGAAACATACCCCTGGGGATAAAGACACGGTAATCATTGAAAAGGACATGCCGAACCATGGCGTTGCAATTAAACTGGTTTTAGGCGCGCTGACAGACAAAAATCACGGCGTTATCAGCGACATGAGTGAAATTTCGGCAGTAGGTCACAGGGTGGTGCATGGCGGCGAATTTTTCAGCTCAAGCGTTTTAATTACCGATGAGGTGAAAAAGGCTGTTACGGAATGTAACCCCTTGGCGCCTCTGCACAATCCGGCAAACTTAACGGGAATTGCAGCTTGTGAGGAAGCGATGCCCGGCGTACCCAATGTCGGCGTTTTCGACACGGCGTTCCATCAGACCATGCCGCCGGCTTCTTTTATGTACGGAATTCCTTATGAATACTATGAGAAATATAAAATCAGAAAATACGGGTTCCACGGAACCTCCCACAACTATGTTGCCCACAGGGCGGCAGAGCTTTGTGGAAAACCCATCGAGGAACTGAAAATTATTACCTGCCACTTAGGCAACGGCTCGTCCATTGCCGCTGTGAAAAATGGCAAGGTGGTTGACACCTCCATGGGCTTCACACCGTTAGACGGCTTGGTTATGGGTACCCGTTCCGGCTCTATCGACCCGGCCATCATTCCCTTTTTAATGAACAATGAGGGATTGACCATTGAAGAAGTGGACGCCATTTTAAATAAAAAGTCGGGCGTTTTGGGAATTTCCGGCGTCAGCAGCGATTTTCGTGATTTAGACGCCGCAGCGGCAGAGGGCAACAAACGCGCACTGCTCGCTTTAAAAATGTTCCGTCACAGCGTGCAAGGTTATATCGGAAGATATGCGTCTATCATGGGTGGTGTTGACGTTGTTACTTTTGCAGGGGGTGTTGGCGAAAACGGGCCTGATGTTCGTGCAGACGTTTTAGCAGGCCAGGAGTTTATGGGAATTCGAATTGATGCGGAAAAGAACAATGTGAAAGGCGTTGAGGCCGAGATTTCAGCAGACAACGCAAGGGTTAAGGTGTTCGTAATTCCTACAGATGAAGAACTCACCATTGCAAGAGATACAAAGAAAATTATTGAAAATAAATAA
- the pta gene encoding phosphate acetyltransferase: MSKFLDRIKERAKQDKKTIVLAEGEDIRTVKAADMILKEGIADIILLGDKKKIAELATGLDLSKAQILDPATDERRQEFADKFYEMRKAKGMTPEKAFETMANPLYFGVMMVKLGLADGQVAGAVNSTSNVLRPCLQILKTAPGTKLVSAFFVMVVPDCEYGHHGTFIYADSGLNENPDAEAVSEIAISSAESFQTLIEADPCIAMLSYSSYGSAKSELVDKMQLATKLAKEKRPDLVLDGELQADAAIVPSVGASKAPGSPVAGKANVLVFPDLNVGNIAYKLTQRLAKAEAYGPITQGIAKPCNDLSRGCSAEDIVGVCAITCVQAQEQDKKQQK, translated from the coding sequence ATGAGTAAGTTCTTGGATAGAATCAAAGAACGTGCAAAACAGGACAAAAAAACAATTGTATTGGCAGAAGGGGAAGACATAAGAACCGTCAAAGCCGCCGATATGATTCTGAAGGAAGGCATTGCGGACATTATTCTGCTGGGGGACAAGAAAAAAATTGCAGAATTGGCCACAGGATTAGACCTTTCAAAGGCGCAGATTTTAGATCCCGCCACAGACGAAAGACGGCAGGAATTTGCCGACAAGTTTTATGAAATGAGAAAAGCCAAAGGCATGACACCGGAAAAGGCGTTCGAAACAATGGCAAACCCGCTTTATTTTGGCGTAATGATGGTAAAGCTCGGCTTAGCAGACGGACAGGTGGCAGGCGCGGTGAACTCCACGTCTAACGTGCTCCGCCCGTGCCTGCAAATTTTAAAAACCGCGCCGGGAACAAAGCTGGTCAGCGCATTTTTTGTTATGGTTGTTCCTGACTGCGAATATGGCCACCATGGAACGTTTATCTATGCAGACAGCGGCCTGAACGAAAACCCAGACGCCGAGGCTGTTTCAGAAATTGCAATTTCATCGGCTGAATCGTTCCAAACATTAATCGAAGCAGACCCGTGCATTGCCATGCTTTCTTATTCTTCTTACGGCAGCGCAAAGAGCGAATTGGTAGATAAAATGCAGCTTGCCACCAAGCTTGCAAAGGAAAAACGCCCAGATTTGGTTTTAGACGGCGAATTACAGGCGGATGCTGCAATTGTGCCGTCGGTGGGCGCCTCGAAAGCACCCGGCTCCCCGGTTGCCGGAAAAGCAAATGTTTTGGTATTCCCTGACTTAAACGTTGGAAACATTGCATATAAATTAACCCAGCGACTGGCAAAGGCCGAGGCCTATGGCCCAATTACCCAGGGAATTGCAAAGCCGTGCAACGACTTGTCGAGAGGATGCTCGGCTGAAGACATTGTGGGGGTATGTGCCATCACCTGTGTACAGGCTCAGGAGCAGGACAAAAAACAACAAAAATAA
- the metG gene encoding methionine--tRNA ligase: protein MGKEKYYITTAIAYTSKKPHIGNTFEVVFTDAIARFKKQMGYDVFFLTGTDEHGQKIQIEAEKMGISPKQYVDNVAGEIRKIWDLMGAGYNKFIRTTDDYHEQAVQHIFKKLYDQGDIYKSEYEGWYCVPCESFFTESQLADGCCPDCGREVKKTKEEAYFFKMGKYQNALMKHIEENPEFIQPESRKKEMVNNFLKPGLQDLCVSRTSFSWGIPVEFDPGHVIYVWVDALSNYITALGYDPEKPETELFLKNWPCDVHIIGKDILRFHTIYWPIFLMALGIPLPKQVFGHPWLLFGNDKMSKSKGNVMYADDLVELFGVDAIRYYLLKEMPYAQDGSITYENIIARFNGDLANTLGNLVNRTVAMVHKYFGGVVPNPSHGEFDDELKQTALEAAKAVTEKMNEFKTADALEEIISLARRSNKYIDETMPWALAKDESKKERLGGVLYNLLESIRFIGVLLTPFMPTTADSIFGQICAETTGWDSLSAFGATVAGKTIGQGKPLFNRIDEAKKLKEIEASLAKQTAPEPEKKQEPEKGERSYISIDDFAKLELKVGLVLESKRVEGADKLLVSKIKVGGEVRQIVSGIAKFRTPEEFVGKKVAVVMNLKPVKFRGVLSEGMILAAGGRNGEPFALLTPDMDIDDGTEIG, encoded by the coding sequence ATGGGGAAAGAGAAATATTATATTACAACTGCCATCGCATATACATCCAAAAAGCCGCATATCGGCAACACCTTCGAGGTGGTTTTCACAGACGCAATTGCAAGATTTAAAAAGCAAATGGGTTACGACGTGTTTTTCCTCACCGGAACTGATGAGCACGGCCAGAAAATTCAGATAGAAGCAGAAAAAATGGGCATCAGCCCCAAACAGTATGTGGACAACGTGGCGGGAGAAATCCGCAAAATTTGGGATCTGATGGGCGCGGGCTATAACAAGTTTATCCGCACAACAGACGACTATCACGAGCAGGCAGTTCAGCATATTTTTAAAAAGCTCTACGACCAGGGCGATATTTACAAAAGCGAGTATGAGGGCTGGTATTGTGTGCCATGCGAATCGTTTTTTACAGAGAGTCAGCTTGCAGACGGCTGCTGCCCGGACTGCGGCAGGGAAGTGAAGAAAACAAAGGAAGAGGCCTATTTCTTTAAAATGGGCAAATATCAGAACGCTTTAATGAAACACATTGAAGAAAATCCTGAATTTATTCAGCCGGAAAGTCGCAAAAAAGAAATGGTGAATAACTTTCTAAAACCGGGTCTGCAGGATTTGTGCGTGTCAAGAACCTCGTTTAGCTGGGGCATTCCCGTGGAGTTCGACCCCGGGCATGTGATTTATGTGTGGGTGGACGCGCTGTCAAACTATATCACGGCGCTGGGGTATGACCCGGAAAAGCCGGAAACAGAGCTGTTTTTAAAAAACTGGCCCTGCGACGTGCACATCATTGGAAAAGATATTTTAAGGTTCCACACCATCTATTGGCCCATTTTTCTTATGGCTTTAGGGATTCCGCTCCCCAAACAGGTGTTCGGCCATCCATGGCTGTTGTTTGGCAACGACAAAATGAGCAAATCGAAAGGCAATGTAATGTATGCCGACGATTTGGTTGAGCTGTTCGGCGTGGACGCAATCCGCTACTACCTTTTAAAGGAAATGCCCTACGCGCAGGATGGGTCTATCACCTATGAAAATATCATTGCGCGGTTTAACGGCGATTTGGCAAACACGCTGGGAAACTTAGTAAACCGCACGGTGGCCATGGTACACAAATATTTTGGCGGCGTTGTTCCGAATCCCAGCCACGGCGAGTTTGACGACGAACTGAAACAAACGGCGCTGGAAGCGGCAAAAGCGGTTACAGAAAAAATGAACGAGTTTAAAACAGCCGACGCACTGGAAGAAATTATTTCCTTAGCGCGCAGGTCGAATAAATATATCGACGAAACTATGCCCTGGGCATTGGCAAAGGATGAAAGCAAAAAGGAACGTTTGGGCGGCGTTTTGTATAATTTGTTAGAGAGCATTCGTTTCATCGGCGTGCTGCTGACGCCCTTTATGCCCACCACGGCGGACAGCATTTTCGGGCAAATCTGCGCAGAAACTACCGGGTGGGACAGCTTAAGCGCCTTTGGCGCCACAGTAGCTGGTAAAACAATTGGCCAGGGGAAACCGCTGTTTAACAGAATTGACGAGGCGAAAAAGCTGAAGGAAATTGAAGCAAGCTTGGCAAAACAGACGGCGCCGGAGCCGGAAAAGAAGCAGGAACCGGAAAAGGGCGAACGCAGCTATATTTCCATTGACGATTTTGCGAAGCTGGAACTGAAAGTGGGCCTGGTGCTCGAGTCGAAACGAGTTGAGGGGGCAGACAAGCTGCTGGTTTCAAAAATTAAGGTGGGCGGCGAGGTGCGCCAAATTGTTTCGGGCATTGCAAAGTTCCGTACCCCTGAGGAGTTTGTTGGCAAAAAGGTTGCTGTGGTAATGAACTTAAAGCCTGTGAAATTCCGTGGCGTTCTGTCTGAGGGAATGATTCTGGCGGCAGGCGGCAGAAACGGCGAGCCGTTTGCGCTGCTAACGCCCGATATGGACATTGATGACGGAACAGAAATTGGTTAA
- the gpr gene encoding GPR endopeptidase — protein sequence MRNVRTDLALEAHELFMEAAEEIAGIELSDRSEGEIHITHVAVKDKEASQKIGKPIGNYVTLELPDLRYIDKNLYETACKKISAEIGELLKGIDPKRPILIIGLGNRSITSDSLGPAVIDRLMITRHLFHYAPEAVSDNLGSVCAIAPGVLGVTGIETGEIIAGVCEKVHPCAVICVDALAARNIDRVTRTIQICDTGINPGAGVGNNRKEISQNTLGVPVIAVGVPTVVDAATITDDTLNLVIDNLLSQNDDNTAFFKMLKGLNPEDRFGLIKESVSKSMPNFMTTPKEIDILIDKTAEVVANGINFALHKDITFEDIDIYVS from the coding sequence ATGCGGAACGTTAGAACCGACCTGGCCTTGGAAGCCCACGAGCTTTTCATGGAGGCGGCGGAGGAAATTGCGGGAATTGAGTTGTCTGACCGCTCAGAGGGGGAAATTCATATCACCCACGTTGCAGTAAAGGACAAGGAGGCATCGCAAAAAATCGGCAAGCCCATAGGAAACTATGTGACATTAGAGCTGCCCGACCTGCGCTATATCGACAAAAACCTTTATGAGACGGCATGCAAGAAAATTTCTGCCGAAATTGGTGAACTTTTAAAAGGTATTGATCCGAAACGCCCCATTTTAATCATCGGGCTTGGAAACCGCTCCATCACCTCAGACTCGCTGGGCCCTGCCGTGATTGACAGATTGATGATTACGCGACACTTGTTCCACTATGCACCTGAGGCCGTGTCGGACAATTTAGGCTCTGTGTGCGCCATTGCCCCCGGCGTATTGGGGGTTACAGGTATTGAAACGGGTGAAATCATTGCCGGCGTGTGCGAAAAGGTGCATCCCTGCGCGGTGATTTGCGTGGATGCATTGGCCGCTCGAAATATTGACCGCGTAACGCGCACCATTCAAATTTGCGACACTGGAATAAACCCCGGCGCAGGGGTGGGCAACAACCGAAAAGAGATTTCGCAAAACACTCTGGGCGTGCCGGTAATTGCCGTGGGCGTGCCCACAGTGGTGGACGCGGCAACCATAACAGACGACACGCTAAATCTTGTCATTGACAATCTTTTGTCGCAAAACGATGACAACACCGCTTTTTTTAAAATGCTGAAAGGGCTAAACCCCGAAGACCGGTTTGGATTAATTAAAGAGTCAGTTTCAAAGTCCATGCCCAACTTTATGACCACACCCAAGGAGATTGACATTTTGATTGATAAAACTGCAGAGGTTGTGGCAAATGGCATTAATTTTGCTCTACACAAGGATATAACCTTTGAAGATATAGATATTTACGTTTCTTAA